The following coding sequences lie in one Tachysurus fulvidraco isolate hzauxx_2018 chromosome 19, HZAU_PFXX_2.0, whole genome shotgun sequence genomic window:
- the ascl1a gene encoding achaete-scute homolog 1a — MDITSKMDLNMEQAQFVAPACFFATAASQSLSPSESTGKSASKQTKRQRSSSPELLRCKRRLSFAGFGYSLPQQQPHAVARRNERERNRVKLVNNGFATLREHVPNGAANKKMSKVETLRSAVEYIRALQQLLDEHDAVSAAFQSGVLSPSVAHSYSNDMNSMAGSPVSSYSSDEGSYDPLSPEEQELLDFTSWF, encoded by the coding sequence ATGGACATCACATCCAAGATGGACCTAAATATGGAGCAAGCTCAGTTTGTGGCGCCCGCGTGCTTCTTCGCTACCGCAGCCTCGCAGAGTCTGAGCCCGAGCGAGAGCACCGGCAAGTCTGCATCCAAGCAGACTAAGAGACAGCGCTCATCCTCGCCGGAGCTGCTGCGCTGCAAGCGGCGCCTGAGCTTCGCGGGTTTCGGCTATAGTCTGCCCCAGCAGCAGCCGCACGCTGTGGCGCGGCGCAACGAGCGAGAGCGCAACCGGGTCAAGCTGGTCAACAACGGCTTCGCGACGCTGCGCGAGCACGTGCCCAACGGCGCGGCCAACAAGAAGATGAGCAAGGTGGAGACGCTGCGCTCCGCGGTCGAGTACATCCGTGCTCTGCAGCAGCTGCTCGACGAGCACGATGCCGTCAGCGCAGCCTTCCAGTCGGGCGTCCTGTCTCCAAGCGTCGCGCACTCCTACTCCAACGACATGAACTCCATGGCCGGGTCACCTGTCTCCTCATATTCCTCTGACGAAGGGTCCTACGACCCCCTGAGTCCCGAGGAGCAGGAACTCCTAGATTTCACCAGCTGGTTCTGA